Genomic window (Candidatus Woesearchaeota archaeon):
TCAAAAACAGCGCAGTGGCCAAGAACACTCTTGAGATAGAAAAAAGGCACAAGAGCGAAAAAGACCCTGAAAAAATCAAGGAGCTGATAAGAGGGAAGGCAATTGCATACTACAAGAGCAAGATGAGAGATGCCTAGTAAGAAGTGATTTTCCTGTTTCTTTGAGCCCTGAGTTTTTCCCTGACAAGCTCAACTTCCCTGCTGCACTTCGGACAAAGCATCATCACATTTGTGAAATTCTCCTGCCCGCCTGACGCAAGAGGGATTAAATGGAAGAAATTGCAGTCCTTGAGCTTGACATGCTCCCTGCAGTTTCTGCATGAAAAATAAATTTTTGAGCTCTTGCCGCAGAATTCGCATCTTACAAGTGCATTCTCAAGAAAATCCAGGATTACCGCGCGCTTGACTGGCTTGCTCATTTCATGATGATTAAGGGA
Coding sequences:
- a CDS encoding HNH endonuclease; the protein is MSKPVKRAVILDFLENALVRCEFCGKSSKIYFSCRNCREHVKLKDCNFFHLIPLASGGQENFTNVMMLCPKCSREVELVREKLRAQRNRKITSY